In Lycium ferocissimum isolate CSIRO_LF1 chromosome 3, AGI_CSIRO_Lferr_CH_V1, whole genome shotgun sequence, the genomic window GCCACATGTTTGCTTTGGCCCATTATGCATGAATTGCACTCTTTAAATTTACGGTTAAAAGTGGTTCCGAAAAATTGTAAGTGATGAAGCCAACTAATGTAGATTTAGGGAAGAAAAGCTTTTCGCCATGCTATTATAGGGATTTAGTTCTCAATTTCAGATTGTTGTTTGGTCATTGAACTTTCTGGTATAAGAGTATTTTAATTTGGATATTAGCAAAGTTTATCTTGTATGAAAGTAGTAGTACTTTCTAGTTAATTCTGTTACTTCACCATTTCTAGTACAATTTTTTGTATGTTCCGAATGTTTTAAAAGACATGCAAGTGAAGTGCACTTTTCCATATTGTTTAGTGCAGACCTGGCGAATCGAGCTGCACGTGCGGCATTGGATGGTGGAATATCAGTTGTAAGTTTGAATCTGATTTGCTTACCCTTCATCCCAAGTTCAATGTCCAAGTTTAACTAGATGTTGGTATAAGTGAGAGTTGTGAATCTATAATTTATGGAATATGAGACAAATCTTTTCCTTTTCGGCAAGTGGAAAATAGTATTTTATGACAAACCAAAAGGAAAAAGCTGGACACTTAACTTGAACTATTATATTCTGGGTAACTACTACTAACATATGATTCGTTTGTTAGATATGAAAGTATTGCATCTACAAAACCAAATTCTCTTTAGTGAAGTATTCTGATGTTTTTTTGATTCTTCCATAGTTATTGCATTATGATAAAAAGTTTATTAAGCTCTAAAAgttttctttctatatttgaaatgGCCTTGACGTGGAAAAATGAACATCACGGTGTGTTTTTCTAGACTTAATGCCGTATTCATTAATTATTTGATATAGGGAAAGTTCCCCTACACTTATTTGTATTGGATGGCTGCAAAGTTGGAGAATATAGGGGGGTAGGTAcgccattttcatttttttcaacaaaaacacAAGACTAAGATCTTGTTGCTTTAAAGGTTTTTAGGCTAGAGAAGAGGTAGGGCTTAGCAAAACCTAAAACTCAGGTAACAACATGTTCCTCCATAGGCCATGCTACCTTGCTATGCACACTACCTTCTTTTCCTTAAATGCAAATGTAATTACTCTTTCTCTGTTACAAGGATATTCCAAAGTTTGAACGAATATCTCAATCAAAGTATAAAGAGGCGCTCTGATAGTCATTATCTTCTAAAACTGCAGCTGGAAATTGTGGTGTCCACTCCAGATGCCTTTGAGGTACTTTGAGACATGCCGTTGCTTGCTTTTCCTCGTGCTGGAAAGCAGTAAACATTTGGTTGACTCATGTGCTTCTTTTCCTTTATGCAGGTGTTAAGAAACCTAGTACATGATTATCCCACAAAAACTTTCGGAGTAAGTATTCACTAGCTTCTTTTATTAATTCACATTATTTTTggttcaagaaaaggtaagggaGAGGAAAGCAAAATAGGAACGTGTTACTTTACCTCTTTATGGGGAACTTCCCTTGTTGGGTGTCTGCTGTAGCTGAAAGAAAGTAGAAGACATTCATTtccctcccttttttttttttttttttggtttggtgGGGGGTTGAATTGCACCCCCTGACTTTACTTCGCCTTGTCTTTTACTTCCCGAAGGAGGGAAATAAGTCTTATTCTTCATTGGCTTTCCCTCTACCATATCCTCCCTTTATTCGCGCATCAAAATGTGGTGTAAATTGAGTCCCGATGTCCTCAAAGAGTCTCTTCTTGGTAGCTTTTTATTTCCACTGTTATTATATCTGTGAAAGTTTTTGACTTTTACCTTGGCTTAAGTGCAAATTCTAGTTTCTTTAGTAGTTTCCCTTTATTTGCGATTTACAAGACATTCTCTCTGGAGGCATGATAGTTGTATGTGGATAAACAGGTATGCCAACAGTAAGGGCACATCTTTATCCAACAAAGAAAGTATCTTAATAGGATAATGTGAACTTTGTGTATTGTGGGACTGTGTGTAAAACATAATAAGGACAGGCACCAATTGTAATTGTAAACACACTTTCTCTATGTTTGCAGGTTGGAACAGTGTTACAGGCTAAAGATGCCAAAGATTCTATAAAGTTTGGAGCTAAGTTTCTTATGAGTCCTGCAACAGTTATGGTATGTGCTGGTGTTTCAACCTTTTAGATCTTATGCCAAATTCAAATGTCTATATACAAAGATCAGTTCCTGTTACCTGCCAATGTCTTCAATGGATAATATAGTCATGAATGCGTAAATGGTAGTTGTGATTGTGACCATGGAGACTgctatttgttttttctttatctCAGGATATTCTAGTTGGTGTCTCAGAGATTGATGCTTTGTATATACCTGGGGTAATGACCCCCACGGAGGTACTGGAATATCTTGGTCTTCATTTCATCTTGTGATCTTAGAATAGAAAAAGATATCAGGATTTTGCCACCAAGAACTTGGGAAAGGGCAGAGGCCCTGCCAATTACTGGGCAGGCTTATTTCTTGACTATCGACAAgatttcttcatgtattataATGGCAAaagataataatttaattattttatgatcCTGCAGATATTATCTGCTTTCAGTGCAGGTGCCAAGATTGTCAAGGTCAGTCATGACTTTTTTCAGTCTGTCCCTTGTTCTATGGTTTACCACTATTAGCTTTCAGGATTCTTGTGTTTCTAACCTATGAAAGGATGTGATGGATATTGGATAATGCTTACTGTTTAAATTCCTTTTGCTATGTAGTTAATATTTATAGGAATTTTGTTATGTATAGTAAACCACAGGAGCCTGGTACTTAGTTACCCCAGGTATATCCTGTTGGAATTCTGTAGAAGAGacatttttacttatatttccAATCCAACCAATCATACAAGTATTCCCCGGAAGATTGTATTGGACAATTGACGGAGTACATGTGATGTATATCATGATGTTTGTTCCTTCGACCGAAATGAATATATTTTGTCTCTATGGAGAGAAGCTTGATAAACAATTGTGTTCATCGTGATCCTTTTTACAACTTCCTTTTTTTGCTTTACATAGGTTTATCCAGTCTCTGCATTAGGTGGCGTTGGGTACATTTCAGCTCTGAAAAGGCCGTTCTCTCATATACCTATGGTTGCATCGCAAGGCATAACAATAGGTTGGTTATCTGAATAGGGATTTCTTGGTTATATTCCCAGGCTCTAATTATTAATCTTTTCTCTTAAATTAATCATCAgccaattttcaaaatttatctCAGGGACATTTCAAAAGTTGCCAAGTTCTTTTCATTTAGGAGATGAATTGAAAGATCTGCTTCACCTGTTCGTACTAATAATATTCGAGATGTTGTTTTTGCTAAAATTTGATCTTCAAGAAATTCGTAGGGGGATCAGCGTATGTTGGTAGTGAAAGGAATAATCCAAAACTTAAATGAGTTCCAGGAGCTATGGACTGTAAAAAGTATTCTGAAGAAGAGTGTAAAAGTGCCTAAATCATCATACTAATCAAAGTTTACCATGTTTCGAACTGAtttaaggacccgtttggccataaaagttattcacttttttccagaaTAATTTTCACATTATTTGAAATCAGTGTCTgggtatgttgttcttgttgttgaaATCATTGtctggccatgaaaattcctagtccaacttgaagttgtatttcaaatctGAAAAACAACTTATAACCTGTTTTCCAACTCACTTTTTacttttgaagttgtatttaagTACATTCAAACATGAACattatttcaaataatttttgcataaggtataaccaaacacaactcttaTCTTCAACACCAactcaataaaatttaaatatagtGAAAAATATTTCGAATCTATGGCCAAAAACCTACTTAGAATGTGAAAAAGAACTGTCTGGATTGATTTTATTAGCTAACCATCTGTATTTTTCATTTATGAATGCAGTATCTGATTTATACTTATGGAGAATCTGTTGTTTCTCAGATCTGTCATATCTCTCTTGCATATCTTAGTTTTCCTTAGCAGATTTATTATCTACTACATTTTATGTGAAATGATGGATAGCTGTGCTTTTGGTACAGATTTGATTGGGCAATACATTGGTCATGGAGCATCAGCAGTTGTTCTATCCGATGCCATATTTGACAAAGAGGCAATGAATCAATGGaattttgataaaatatatCAACGTGCGAGCCATGCGGCTTTGCAGGGTAAACAAGCTGTTGAAAGGCCAGAATGTTAGGTGCTGATGCATCTGTCTATTTGTTAAAACCTCATGGAACTGAAGGTACTTACAAGAAACGAGAAATGAGATTAGCACATCCGCCATCCTGCTTGAAGTTTGGTACGCAATCATGtgcttttaacttttaaagtgACTTTCTATACATGCACTGGTTATGTGGCCCAATTATGATGCATTAGTCCCTAAACAATGCTATCTTCCTCGTTATTTTGTTGAATACACTCATGATTCTTGGACAGAAATGTCTTAAATGCTGCAGAAATCCGAACAGAAAGTAAGCACTAACTTTGACTCTTGTTCTATATGCAAGTTTGTCATTATGTGCGCAGAATTGGatagagaaaaagaaatgaaatggGAAATTGTAGTGAACGGAAATGATTTAGTCTGATCATTTAAAACACCTACTTGAGAAAGCTCGTTATTTCtgttatttaatttatttttttatagacTATTTCTGTAATCTTGGAGCTAGGATAATCTCTCCAAAACCACGAgatgctttaaaaaaaatatatgaaataaaggGCCCAACCGGGTTCGAACCGGTGACCTCTTGATCTGCAGTCAAATGCTCTACCACTGAGCTATGGACCCTCTTTGTGTagcaaatcaaataaagtaaaataaaattatatcctcttttttcttgcctattatatttatcatatatatgtaatttCACTATTGTGAGTCCTAGGGACAATGATTGACCAGTTGCCATGGTCACTTGTACTCACACACAAAGTGTCCCTCCATATCCATTAATTGTTTACTTGTCTCCATCAAACACTTGATAATAACTCCCTTTTTCCCTTTCTaaccttttcctttcttcttatttcacCCTTCTTTCCATGTTTTTCTATTACCCTTTGGTCTTCCACTTTAAtgttattataattatttactttaataagaataaaaaagatTTACGGAGCAAAAAGTTAAGGAAGGGTCAAGAGATTGATACAAGAATTTGGCCAAAATTAGTCTACTGTTGAATTCTACTGTTGGAGGGATTCCTTTGTATcatttgtcttttctttctatCTAAGAAGAGATAATTCTATTTTCTAGATAATTTTTAGTGTATATAAATTAAGATTTTCGAGAAATAGAAGTATGTAACTGTAATTAAATCTCATAaccattgattttttttttttttttttttttttgtgtgtgtgtatatatgtccTTTCTAATATGATGGATCAAATAACTTTGCTTCAAG contains:
- the LOC132049350 gene encoding uncharacterized protein LOC132049350; translation: MAIASFSLPLTYYPSQTRWIRNKSPSYCCCSSSFEKPIVAPSSSNCIANKALQEIHNSGVIACLRAQNADLANRAARAALDGGISVLEIVVSTPDAFEVLRNLVHDYPTKTFGVGTVLQAKDAKDSIKFGAKFLMSPATVMDILVGVSEIDALYIPGVMTPTEILSAFSAGAKIVKVYPVSALGGVGYISALKRPFSHIPMVASQGITIDLIGQYIGHGASAVVLSDAIFDKEAMNQWNFDKIYQRASHAALQGKQAVERPEC